From Macrobrachium rosenbergii isolate ZJJX-2024 chromosome 22, ASM4041242v1, whole genome shotgun sequence, the proteins below share one genomic window:
- the LOC136850840 gene encoding uncharacterized protein has product MKLTVLCVALCLGVVVVARPEGEASPVANPAPAQGEAVADPKPSEESPSEEEEAARRKRWYYYYPDYPYSFGYGYPWGFNYFSRSNFGPSVQGRTGSTPYTASFEELVDFTRRNDYAFHREQWLNHHRFNGNIPDVIDTGSPAAESRTRFPATPGNFNPNFRPDFNPNFRPEFNNRFNPNFFPNSNSNYFP; this is encoded by the exons ATGAAGCTCACG GTGTTGTGCGTGGCGCTGTGTTTGGGAGTGGTCGTTGTTGCCCGCCCAGAAGGTGAGGCATCTCCCGTTGCCAACCCCGCCCCTGCCCAAGGCGAGGCCGTAGCTGACCCGAAACCCTCTGAGGAATCTCCAtccgaggaagaagaagcagcccGACGCAAGAGGTGGTACTATTACTACCCAGACTACCCTTACAGCTTCGGGTATGGTTACCCTTGGGGCTTCAACTACTTCTCTCGCTCCAATTTCGGACCCTCCGTACAAGGAAGGACAGGGTCTACACCGTACACAGCCTCCTTCGAGGAACTCGTCGATTTCACGAGGAGAAATGACTACGCATTCCACCGAGAGCAGTGGCTGAACCACCATCGTTTCAACGGGAACATTCCCGACGTCATCGACACAGGATCCCCCGCGGCTGAAAGCCGTACCAGGTTCCCTGCCACTCCAGGCAATTTCAACCCCAATTTCCGCCCTGACTTCAATCCTAACTTCCGCCCCGAATTCAATAATCGTTTCAACCCCAATTTCTTCCCAAACTCAAACTCAAACTACTTTCCTTAG